Within Saccharomonospora cyanea NA-134, the genomic segment TCGTGCTGACGTCGTCGCGGATGGCGGTGTGGGGGCAGGCTCCGATCTCGATCGCTCGGATCCGTTCTGCGGGCAAGACTCCCGCGGAACGGAGGAAGCGGGCGTCCTCGTCGGTGTAGATGTCGTCGGTGAGGACTCCCAGGCGGAACTCGTCGGCGAGGTCGCGGCACAGGGTGGCGATCAGCGAACTCTTGCCCGTGCCGACCGGTCCCGCCACGCCCAGCCGCAGCGCTCGGACAGGTTCGTTCTTGGTCGTGTTGCTCTCAGGCATGGTAATTCTCCTTGCCCGGAGCCGGATGTGGCACGGCTGGTGTGGCGTTTTCGGACAGTCCACAGGTGAGCTGCCGCCGTAGCGAGAGGGCGTCATGGGCGAGCACGGTGAGCACGACGGCGGGTCCCGCCAACGGGAGCGCGGCGGCACCGGCTGGCTGGATCCGGGTACGGAGTCGCCGCTCGTCGAAGGCGGGATCGACGAGGAGGACGGAGCCGAGGGCGGTGTGGTCGCCGGCGACCGAGGGACTGTTCCAGGCGGGCGCCGCGGGACCGATGTGCGGGTCCTGGTGGTACAGCGGGCGGCCACCGAAGCGCACGCGGGTCCGTTGGCGCACGGTGCCCGGCTGCTCACCGTACCTGCCGAGGAGCAGTTCCTCGCGTAGAAGCAGGCGCGCACCCGGATCGAGGTCGACGCGGACGTCCGCGGACGTCATTGAGGTGATGGCAGTCGCGGGCGGCGATGAGGGATCGGCCAGCCGGACGAGGGTGGCGTCCTCGGCCACGTGGACGACGGTCGTCATCCGGGGCTGCTCGCCGTGAGGGCCCGTGGTCCACGGGTCGATTCCTTGGCCAGAGTGTGCCGCAGCGTCAGCGGAGGTTGGGAACGTAGCGTGGTGACCGCACTGCGCCCCGGTTTGCCGGGCGGGTGAAGGAGTTCCGTGGCGAGCAGTGCGTGTGCCCGCATCGCGGTGGAGCGGCAGGCTGCCGGGGTTGGAGCGTGTTCCCGACGCAAAGAGACGCACCTCGGTGCTCGCGTGCTGCTCGGCGGCGATCGTCGTCGTCCGCACGCGACTCTCGGCGAAGGCCAGCTCGGTCGGCACCTTCGGGTTGAGGTGGTGGGCGACGAGGACCATGTCCAGCTGCTCGTCGACCGTGTTGACCGTGAACGGCCGGATGGGTGTGGTCGATGAGGGCAGGACGTTGCGCTCACCCGCGATACGGATGATGTCCGGGGTGTGGCCGCCGCCGGCGCCTTCGGTGTGGTAGCTGTGGAAGGTCCGGCCACCAGCGGTCCGGATGAGATCCTCGACGAAGCCTGCCTCGTTGGGCGTGTCGCTGTGCACCGCGACCTGCACACCGGAGTCGTCGGCCACGGTGAGGGCGGCGTCGATCACCGCGGGAATGGCACCCCGGTCCTCGTGGCACTTGAACCCCGCCGCCTCGGCCCGGACCTGTTCGAGCAGTGCCTCCCGTGACACGGTGGTGCCTCGGCCGAGGAACGCCACGTTGACCGGCCACGGGTCGAAAGCCTCGAACATCCGTTCCAGCCACCACGCTCCCGGTGTGGCGAGCGTGGCCTGTGAACCGCTGGTGGGGCCGGCCCCCCGTCGACGAGCGTGGTGATGCCCGCCTCGAGCGCCACCCGGCACATGGCCGGGGACACCATGTGCACATGCGTGTCGACGGCACCGGGCGTCATGATCATCCCCGTGTCGCTGAGGAGTTCGGTCGACGGACCGACCACCAGGCCGGGGTGGACACCGGACATGATGCCGGGATTACCGGACTTGGCGACCGCGACGAAGCGGCCGTCGCGGACGCCGACGTCACCTTGACGATCCCCCGGTGGTCGAGCACGACGACGTTGGTGATGACCAGGTCGGGCGTTCCCTCACCGCGCGGGGTGTGCGACCGCCCCTGTGATGCGCGGCCGGACTTGCCGCCGCCGAAAA encodes:
- a CDS encoding urease accessory protein UreD, translated to MPGGARGGHHHARRRGAGPTSGSQATLATPGAWWLERMFEAFDPWPVNVAFLGRGTTVSREALLEQVRAEAAGFKCHEDRGAIPAVIDAALTVADDSGVQVAVHSDTPNEAGFVEDLIRTAGGRTFHSYHTEGAGGGHTPDIIRIAGERNVLPSSTTPIRPFTVNTVDEQLDMVLVAHHLNPKVPTELAFAESRVRTTTIAAEQHASTEVRLFASGTRSNPGSLPLHRDAGTRTARHGTPSPARQTGAQCGHHATFPTSADAAAHSGQGIDPWTTGPHGEQPRMTTVVHVAEDATLVRLADPSSPPATAITSMTSADVRVDLDPGARLLLREELLLGRYGEQPGTVRQRTRVRFGGRPLYHQDPHIGPAAPAWNSPSVAGDHTALGSVLLVDPAFDERRLRTRIQPAGAAALPLAGPAVVLTVLAHDALSLRRQLTCGLSENATPAVPHPAPGKENYHA